One part of the Phragmites australis chromosome 3, lpPhrAust1.1, whole genome shotgun sequence genome encodes these proteins:
- the LOC133913485 gene encoding putative RING-H2 finger protein ATL71: MSAGGSPPVGLTPADGNSVGMFSSDRIGGFGYGVGVSIGILLLITTITLASYFCIRAPVAAGDVGEPPSRRHGGRGGGGGNGGQGMHDVELGIDDATLKGYPEVVYGEARQEAKDKKGTTCTCCSICLDNYGDGDVLRMLPECGHLFHRECVDPWLRHHPTCPVCRTSPMPSPMPTPLAEVTPLAMARLS, translated from the coding sequence ATGAGCGCCGGAGGCTCGCCTCCCGTAGGGCTGACACCGGCCGACGGCAACTCTGTCGGCATGTTCAGCTCCGACCGCATCGGCGGCTTCGGCTACGGCGTCGGCGTCTCCATCGGCATCCTTCTCCTCATCACTACCATCACGCTCGCCTCCTACTTCTGCATCCGCGCGCCCGTCGCGGCCGGCGACGTGGGGGAGCCTCCATCCCGTCGCCACGGcgggcgtggcggcggcggcggcaatggcggtcAAGGGATGCACGACGTCGAGCTTGGCATCGACGACGCCACGCTGAAAGGGTACCCGGAGGTGGTGTACGGCGAGGCCAGGCAAGAGGCGAAGGACAAGAAGGGCACCACGTGCACGTGCTGCTCCATATGCCTGGACAActacggcgacggcgacgtgcTCCGGATGCTGCCGGAGTGCGGCCACCTGTTCCACCGGGAGTGCGTCGACCCGTGGCTCCGGCACCACCCCACGTGCCCCGTGTGCCGGACGTCGCCGATGCCAAGCCCCATGCCGACGCCGCTCGCCGAGGTCACGCCATTGGCAATGGCGAGGCTGTCATGA
- the LOC133910793 gene encoding nuclear pore complex protein NUP1-like → MDPSTYAGAGAGGKIRRRPLPRAAATPYDRPPAAAAAHRLAAAAAAASASSGPGGEGGGGGWLSRLVDPASRLIAGGAERLFSSMFRKRLAPAPASAPPLSSSPGERRNTEPKQDLPDSTYVDSTPVLESGMGKEKNPAGMSDDKALSEIEHLLMRKTFTRVEFDRLTDLLRARTIESDLPTSMVSCEEKNKESIGIDGTGGSTSHGMAVDYSPTVKVPSHGNSPAELAKQYMSSRYSREPQSSSLRSRLFLENKGEASNIAYDRRSGPPIVQVPIEFGNENPGLPVNGYVTPGLRGRSAIYRMSRSPYFKGPSSSSDVNMSSLSQLAQSLQAGGKQVLKRRGADLENELGSIGPVRRIRQKSNMMSPFRDARASPRGNLLTSRSSGSDFTEVSSSIQESKSKKLLLGTGQSVRPLESCKNGDGKSNDNIPPIPPQSNKMAEKIFEQLNIIVPSPKEKQSGQQAVTSNASHSMSKKPVLQDNGPSSMCDMTDSLKFHDLDGANGPLDPDLNDSLLKKDKLRLIKDGSSKAASPDKSTILRNSISATTSRKPGFKMAVFEDLPELDDDPEVLIPSKNSSSKIEVETTEQKFDSKRKEQKVEQNISEQKVESNFLKENVVGSLVSVQAIAPVSKTVSPSGLLSSNDPGKTDAPHASADKNISVAFSHVPPGTRPGTAVSALPVSTIKDDEQAGALTSVFGLKQSTTSDLETPTVADVKKKEGLAQSVTKPTTLGSTSSERSDKRERAEDQSSDKVTSAASTTLNAALHFASAASTSPSLSNGFLYSSSPKLSTVTCTDKSVVSSAPSTTIFAVSNSNPAITSSPAFPALNFASSASVGSSMVVSAKSDSEIAETKPASTLLFGIGATTAEVKPTAPDSSSKPSSNLLTSPISSNIATFSSSPITSVPTFSSVSTFSSSPVAASSDATGSTTTAPSSTSSTAPGAQSASTASFTVSSSGNSIFGFNSPAQSTGLSTSVAGGTSQSSAASAVFGSKTLQSEGTISQPSRSSVAQFGSPFSNVKTGVEASSSGSGTISFGIGASSAGSGAMSFGVGTSSFAPGTVASGTTASSSGPGIFSFGAGTSSSGSATAPFGVGAGAASSGPGTLSFGAGAASSGPGTVSFGATTSSSGSGFGNSPFGTGATFSNPFSSSSGTAFTFSSPSSSAGSSTVVSTSVFTSTSTASSASAFSSPFGPSSSPPSTFTFGQSASSGSSFAFGAHSAPAFSSQPPVFSFTSASTSMISATPQPAFAMTNNNTSFGMGSTGNDQMNDDSMADDTNQAAPAQAPIFGSSPFGQQDSSPAAPVFGAPAIQPGGVFQFGGQQQGSAQQNQSLPPASSLEFQGGNFSLGSTGGGGDKSNRRVIKVKRGPKKRRHSRRDLSRFYRLVGPPMGNTCVGPSITKNGFFQSVSTVLWKTPQDGDALPAAANGPDGGSPGRSPSPALPKPPSDVPVAAQRKAPEPVKIAADQEEAPKPAEQHAKSGGAGAGANSGEAARPRPKVPQVKRVSSAGLLVGSVLKRKTENLKDKYSLGRRLGQGQFGTTYLCVERSTGKEFACKSILKRKLVTDDDVEDVRREIQIMYHLAGHPNVISIRGAYEDAVAVYLVMELCAGGELFDRIVQKGHYTERKAAELARVIVGVVEVCHSMGVMHRDLKPENFLFVDQEEEAALKTIDFGLSMFFRPGQIFNDVVGSPYYVAPEVLKKKYGPEADVWSAGVIIYILLCGVPPFWAENEQGIFEEVLHGKLDFQSEPWPSISEGAKDLVRRMLVRDPKKRLTAHEVLRHPWVQVGGLAPDKPLDSAVLSRMKQFSAMNKLKKMALRVIAENLSEDEIAGLKEMFKMIDTDNSGHITFEELKVGLKKVGANLQESEIQALMQAADVDNSGTIDYGEFIAATLHLNKVEREDHLFAAFQYFDKDGSGYITPDELQLACEEFGLGDVQLEEMIREVDQDNDGRIDYNEFVAMMQKPTLGLPKKAGLQNSFSIGFREALRMS, encoded by the exons ATGGACCCGAGCACGTACGCCGGAGCAGGCGCCGGCGGGAAGATCCGGCGCCGCCCGctgccccgcgccgccgccacgcCCTACGACCGcccccctgccgccgccgcggcgcaccgcctcgcggccgccgcggcagcggcttcCGCCTCCTCGGGGCCGGGcggggagggcggcggcggggggtgGTTGTCCCGGCTCGTGGACCCCGCCTCCCGCCTCATCGCGGGTGGCGCCGAGCGGCTCTTCTCCTCGATGTTCCGCAAGCGCCTTGCCCCCGCGCCGGCCTCGGCTCCGCCGTTATCATCGTCTCCCGGTGAGC GAAGAAATACTGAGCCAAAACAGGACTTACCTGATTCAACATATGTT GATTCAACTCCAGTCCTGGAGAGTGGAATGGGGAAGGAGAAGAACCCAGCTGGCATGTCAGATGACAAAGCATTGTCTGAAATAGAGCACCTATTAATGCGGAAAACATTCACTAG GGTTGAGTTCGACCGTCTTACAGACTTATTGCGTGCAAGAACCATAGAGTCTGATTTGCCTACATCTATGGTTTCTTGTGAGGAGAAGAACAAAGAAAGTATCGGAATTGATGGAACAGGAGGCTCCACATCGCATGGGATGGCTGTAGATTATTCTCCGACTGTTAAA GTACCTAGTCATGGTAATTCCCCTGCAGAGCTCGCGAAACAATATATGAGCTCCCGTTATTCGAGAGAACCCCAATCAAGTAGTTTGCGGAGCCGGTTGTTTCTTGAGAACAAAGGAGAAGCAAGCAACATTGCCTATGATAGGAGATCTGGACCACCAATTGTTCAGGTGCCAATTGAATTTGGCAATGAAAACCCTGGGCTTCCTGTGAATGGCTATGTGACCCCAGGATTACGTGGGCGGTCAGCGATATATAGAATGTCCCGCTCTCCATATTTTAAG GGTCCGAGCTCTTCCAGTGATGTGAACATGTCATCATTATCCCAACTAGCGCAAAGTTTGCAAGCTGGTGGCAAGCAG GTCTTAAAACGAAGAGGTGCAGACTTAGAGAATGAACTTGGGTCTATTGGTCCCGTTCGTAGAATTCGGCAGAAGTCAAATATGATGTCTCCTTTTAGAGACGCCCGTGCAAGTCCTCGGGGAAACCTTCTTACTAGCCGTTCAAGTGGTTCTGATTTCACGGAAGTCAGCTCATCCATCCAGGAATCTAAGTCAAAAAAACTATTGCTTGGGACTGGTCAATCTGTTCGACCCCTAGAGTCATGTAAGAATGGAGATGGTAAATCTAACGATAACATTCCACCCATACCACCTCAATCAAACAAGATGGCTGAGAAGATATTTGAGCAGCTTAATATAATAGTTCCGTCACCAAAAGAGAAGCAGTCTGGACAACAAGCTGTCACTAGTAATGCCAGTCATTCAATGTCAAAGAAACCGGTTTTGCAAGATAATGGGCCAAGCAGTATGTGTGACATGACTGATTCCCTGAAATTTCATGATTTGGATGGAGCCAATGGACCCCTTGATCCAGACTTGAATGATTCCCTGTTGAAGAAAGACAAGCTAAGGCTAATAAAAGATGGATCATCAAAAGCTGCTTCGCCTGATAAATCTACCATTTTGAGGAATTCAATTTCTGCTACTACATCACGGAAACCAGGCTTTAAAATGGCTGTGTTCGAG GACTTACCCGAGTTGGATGATGATCCGGAGGTCCTGATTCCATCCAAGAATTCATCAAGCAAGATAGAGGTTGAGACAACTGAGCAGAAATTTGATTCAAAAAGAAAGGAGCAGAAAGTTGAACAAAATATATCAGAGCAAAAGGTTGAATCAAACTTTTTGAAGGAGAATGTTGTTGGTTCTCTGGTTAGCGTACAGGCTATAGCACCAGTGTCTAAAACTGTCTCTCCGTCGGGTTTGCTTTCATCTAATGATCCTGGAAAGACGGATGCTCCCCATGCTTCTGCTGACAAAAACATTAGTGTTGCATTCTCACATGTACCTCCTGGCACCCGACCTGGGACTGCTGTGTCAGCACTGCCAGTTTCTACAATTAAAGATGATGAACAGGCTGGTGCTTTGACTTCTGTTTTTGGCCTCAAGCAGTCTACTACGTCAGATTTGGAAACACCAACAGTTGCTGatgtaaaaaagaaagaaggacTTGCGCAGAG TGTCACCAAGCCCACAACATTAGGCAGCACTAGTTCAGAGAGAAGTGATAAAAGAGAAAGGGCAGAAGACCAATCATCTGACAAGGTGACCTCAGCTGCATCAACTACACTGAATGCAGCTCTCCATTTTGCTTCTGCTGCGTCTACTTCACCAAGCCTGAGCAATGGCTTCTTGTACTCATCATCACCAAAGCTCTCAACTGTCACATGTACTGATAAATCCGTTGTCAGCTCAGCTCCATCCACGACTATCTTTGCTGTGTCCAATAGCAATCCAGCTATTACATCATCTCCAGCATTTCCAGCATTAAATTTTGCTTCCAGCGCTTCAGTTGGTTCATCGATGGTAGTATCAGCAAAATCAGATAGCGAAATTGCAGAGACAAAGCCAGCTAGCACCTTATTGTTTGGTATAGGGGCTACTACAGCAGAAGTTAAACCTACAGCCCCAGATTCATCTAGCAAGCCATCATCGAACCTTCTTACTTCGCCTATTTCATCAAACATTGCAACCTTTTCAAGTTCTCCCATCACGTCTGTGCCTACTTTCTCGAGCGTTTCAACCTTTTCATCTTCTCCAGTTGCAGCTTCAAGTGATGCTACTGGCTCAACTACTACTGCACCATCTAGCACATCTTCCACTGCACCTGGTGCTCAGTCTGCTTCAACTGCTTCATTTACAGTTTCAAGTTCAGGAAACAGCATTTTTGGGTTCAACTCCCCAGCCCAATCTACTGGCCTCAGCACATCTGTTGCTGGTGGTACCTCTCAATCATCTGCTGCAAGTGCTGTCTTTGGTAGTAAGACACTGCAGTCGGAGGGCACAATATCACAACCATCCCGGAGCTCAGTAGCACAATTTGGCTCGCCATTCTCAAATGTGAAGACTGGAGTTGAAGCTTCCTCATCTGGATCCGGGACCATATCTTTTGGAATTGGAGCTTCCTCAGCTGGTTCAGGGGCCATGTCTTTTGGTGTTGGAACTTCCTCATTTGCACCTGGAACTGTGGCTTCTGGGACGACAGCGTCCTCATCTGGACCTGGGATTTTCTCTTTTGGAGCGGGAACTTCCTCATCGGGATCTGCGACTGCTCCCTTTGGAGTTGGAGCTGGAGCTGCCTCATCTGGACCTGGGACTCTGTCTTTTGGAGCAGGAGCTGCCTCATCTGGACCTGGGACTGTCTCTTTTGGAGCGACAACTTCCTcgtctgggtccggatttggtaaCTCGCCATTTGGTACTGGAGCCACATTTTCAAACCCATTCAGCTCTAGCTCTGGTACTGCGTTCACATTTTCGTCACCTAGCTCTTCTGCTGGCTCGTCAACAGTGGTCAGTACAAGTGTGTTCACCAGCACCTCCACAGCTTCATCGGCCTCAGCTTTCAGCAGCCCTTTTGGTCCAAGTTCATCCCCTCCCAGCACGTTCACATTTGGGCAATCAGCTTCTTCAGGCAGCAGTTTTGCATTTGGAGCACATTCAGCTCCAGCTTTCTCGTCTCAACCTCCTGTTTTTTCATTTACCTCAGCTAGCACAAGCATGATCTCGGCTACTCCACAGCCTGCATTTGCAATGACAAATAACAACACGTCTTTTGGCATGGGCTCTACTGGAAATGATCAGATGAATGATGACAGCATGGCGGATGACACTAACCAAGCAGCACCTGCACAGGCACCAATATTTGGTTCTTCACCATTTGGACAGCAAGATAGTTCACCCGCTGCCCCTGTATTTGGTGCTCCAGCAATCCAGCCTGGTGGAGTTTTTCAGTTCGggggccaacaacaaggctctGCACAGCAGAACCAGTCCCTCCCACCTGCTAGTAGTCTAGAGTTTCAGGGCGGGAATTTCTCGTTGGgcagcaccggcggcggcggcgacaagTCTAACAGAAGAGTGATCAAGGTCAAAAGGGGACCGAAGAAAAGA AGACATTCGCGGCGTGATCTGAGCCG ATTCTATCGTCTTGTCGGACCGCCGATGGGGAACACGTGCGTCGGCCCGAGCATCACCAAGAACGGCTTCTTCCAGTCCGTCTCCACGGTGCTGTGGAAGACGCCGCAGGACGGCGACGCGCTGCCCGCCGCCGCCAATGGTCCAGACGGCGGCAGCCCGGGCcggtcgccgtcgccggcgctGCCGAAACCGCCGTCCGACGTGCCAGTTGCGGCGCAAAGGAAGGCCCCTGAGCCCGTCAAGATCGCCGCCGACCAGGAGGAGGCGCCCAAGCCAGCCGAGCAGCACGCCAAGtcgggcggcgccggcgccggcgccaacTCCGGCGAGGCGGCCAGGCCGCGGCCCAAGGTGCCGCAGGTGAAGCGCGTGTCCAGCGCCGGGCTGCTCGTCGGCTCGGTGCTCAAGCGCAAGACGGAGAACCTCAAGGACAAGTACAGCCTGGGGCGCCGCCTCGGGCAGGGGCAGTTCGGCACGACGTACCTCTGCGTGGAGCGGAGCACCGGTAAGGAGTTCGCGTGCAAGTCCATCCTCAAGCGGAAGCTGGTCACCGACGACGACGTCGAGGACGTCCGCCGGGAGATCCAGATAATGTACCACCTGGCCGGCCACCCCAACGTGATCTCCATCAGGGGCGCCTACGAGGACGCCGTGGCCGTGTACCTCGTCATGGAGCTctgcgccggcggcgagctGTTCGACCGGATCGTGCAGAAAGGGCACTACACCGAGAGGAAGGCCGCCGAGCTTGCCAGGGTCATCGTCGGCGTCGTCGAGGTGTGCCACTCCATGGGCGTCATGCATCGGGATCTCAAGCCGGAGAACTTCCTCTTCGTTgaccaggaggaggaggccgctcTCAAGACTATTGACTTTGGTCTCTCCATGTTCTTTCGGCCTG GTCAAATATTCAATGATGTTGTCGGTAGCCCTTACTACGTCGCACCAGAGGTCCTGAAGAAGAAATATGGTCCCGAGGCAGATGTCTGGAGTGCTGGTGTAATCATTTACATCTTGCTGTGCGGTGTGCCACCATTTTGGGCAG AGAATGAGCAGGGTATATTTGAAGAGGTTTTGCATGGGAAACTTGACTTTCAGTCAGAGCCGTGGCCTAGCATCTCCGAAGGTGCCAAAGATCTTGTAAGGAGAATGCTTGTTAGGGACCCCAAGAAGAGATTGACCGCTCATGAAGTTCTAC GGCATCCATGGGTGCAGGTTGGTGGTTTGGCTCCTGATAAGCCGCTGGATTCTGCTGTTTTGTCTCGTATGAAACAATTCTCTGCTATGAATAAGCTGAAAAAGATGGCTCTTAGG GTCATTGCCGAGAACTTATCCGAGGACGAAATCGCCGGCCTGAAAGAAATGTTCAAGATGATAGACACAGATAACAGTGGGCACATCACCTTCGAAGAACTGAAGGTCGGCTTGAAAAAAGTTGGCGCCAATCTCCAAGAATCCGAGATCCAGGCACTCATGCAAGCC GCGGATGTAGACAACAGCGGCACGATAGATTACGGCGAGTTCATCGCTGCCACTCTGCATCTGAACAAAGTCGAGAGGGAGGATCACCTCTTCGCTGCGTTCCAATACTTcgacaaggatggcagcggatACATAACACCCGACGAACTGCAGCTTGCGTGCGAGGAGTTTGGTCTGGGAGACGTGCAGCTCGAGGAGATGATCAGAGAAGTAGACCAAGACAAC GACGGTCGCATCGATTACAACGAGTTCGTCGCGATGATGCAGAAGCCCACGCTGGGGCTCCCCAAGAAGGCTGGTCTGCAGAATAGTTTCAGCATCGGCTTCAGAGAGGCATTGAGGATGTCATAA